A region of the Salvia splendens isolate huo1 chromosome 11, SspV2, whole genome shotgun sequence genome:
cacatcatcagcactaaaaacaaataattaagcaatcacacaaaatatggaattaaatttacgacacatatacgggaaaattcaataataatattaaaattttaaaaagtacattaattaaaaaaacaaaattgcgttcgccgatcgggaggctgcaataggGGCGAGCCGAGCCCGGGAATCGGCCTgcgctcgccgaaattctcgccgatttggcgctcgccggctgcaatagttcggcgagcggaccggcgagcgccaaaaatcggcgagccggtgcgctcgccTCTATTGCGGATTATATTTGATGCAATGGGAGTATTAAAATCCAAAGAAATTTATTGgccttcttttattttttttgctggATACTATGTTTCATTGATAGATAGGTAGATGCAAAAATTGAGTCGGAATTCCATGAAGACGAACCTttgtactttttactattttactACAGTTATTTTCATGTACATgcaaatcattttatttttatgcaatgcatattaaatcaaatactaattttatatgaatatattatttaattcgATATGGtagaaataaatactccatccgtccaggATTAGGAgacttgttttttttattttagtccgtGCACGAATAGGAATCCCGATTCATCTTTATTATAAGCAAATGGTAATAAGGTCCACAATCCactcaaaatttattttgaaatagtCAGACttatattccattaatttttattttcaaccacttattttaacattttttaaaactcatattGCAAAGAAATGAAACTTCACCATATATAATAACAGGCTTCACAAGTGAATTAAGTTAAGCCTTAGAAATTTATAACATGGCCTGAGACGTGTTgtcaaattaattaagttcatttGGTCTTTTAATAGCTGggcattatttaatttatcattgGGCCGAAAAATTGGAAGCCCAATCTCTTGCTACGTATAGTAAGTAGACTGTAGATATTTTGACTGTTAAGTTACCAATGGTAAATCATCGTTTcactctttccttttctctaaTGCAATAAAAAAAGTGCTCGAGCCACCTAGATAGCGAGTCTCAAGTCAAGTCCAATACAACGTACTACTAATAAACAAAAATCACAACACAATAACAACTAAGTCTAACCATAAGCAGATTCGACAGAGGAGGATACTGCCGAGAGCGTGCATGAATACCATGATATTGTTCGTGCATCATGTACGATTTTAAGACTCGCTGATGATATGGGATCATCACTGGTATGTCAAAACTATTGCACGGAATAACAATATTGGACTTATAAAGTAATTGTGATGCACTTTACATTAACCCTAGGATGAGGTGGAGAGGGGCGACGTGCCAAAATCAGTCCAGTGTTATATGAACGAGAACAATGCTTCGGAACAAGAGGCGCGAAAGCATGTTCGATCACTCATAGAGCAGACATGGAAGATGATGAATAAGGAAATGATGGATTCTccattttcaacatgttttgtAGAAGTTTGTGCTAATCTTGCTAGAATGGCTCAGCTTATATACCAGAAGGAATCGGATGGATTCGGAATGCAACACTCATTGGTGAACAAACAGCTCAGAAGCTTACTGTTCGAACCCTATGAGTAAAAGATCAGATACGAAGAAGGATAATATTtgctatattttaattataattacaatTAAACTGTTACATTGTGAGTTTAGATGATACATGTATATAATTTTAGGTGCATGATACAGTGCTCCAGTGCTTTTCTCTATCTGAATCGGAAGAAATATGTTTTCAAACTCTTTTTAAAATCCAAAGTGGATGTTCCTGCGCAGATAAAATCAGTACATTTTCACATCCAATTGGTACATGTAAAGCAGCTACAACAATGCTTTCCAGAGTGAACCTATAAATCTCTAACTCCATTCATAgaactcaactcaactcaacCTTGAATCTACAAGCATGAGcgaaaaattaaaatccaaacatAATCTCTGAAACTCGAGGGGTAAGCAGTTAATAGGGGCGGAATTTCCTCGCAGCTCGCATCTGTTGTATCCGCTTTTTATCCTGCTCGAATTTGCTTTGCAGCATCATGATCTCTGCATTCAAACCGGACACATTTCAGTACGAGAAAGTGAGTAGCCCATCACGTAATTTTCAGAGTAGATTATTACTAAACACTATGATTGCAACGTCGGCCAAAAGATCATTTCTGCTCAGTTTCTTTTGGAATCTTGAGAAATTGCACTACCATTAACATAATCCTTCCACCAGCCTCTTTATAGAACAAATGAAATGCAGGGGCTATTTAACATAGAATGCATTAACCTATGAAAAATTGGACCAGAAGAACCTACCGTTTCTGTGTGCTTCCCTTCTGTTGAACTGGTAGAAATCTAGGCCAacttccttctttttcttctttcccaTCTTGTCTAGGACAGCAGCTTGGGCCACAGAACCAACGGCGATTCCACTATCAGCTTCAGTCGTCTTCTTACGACCTTTCTGATGCACAACAACAGTCCATCCACCTTCTGCTGCTTGGGCCAACTTCTCTGCTTTAGCCTGCATGAATCAAACACGTCAACAGAAGTTTGATGCAGAAGAAAGCAGATCGTAAAGGCTGAAATACAAATTCATGAGAAAGAGCAGTATATACTAAGATTCAGGCCAAAGAATCAGCCATACAACAACTATTTCTTCTTTAGCCGAAGATTTGAGCACACATCATATCAGCAATATTATCAATGTGCTACCTTTCATCAAATGTTGTAATTGAGAGATAGTATGGTATGTTGCAGAGTAAAACTGTTACCTGCTCCTCTCTTGCCTCGTGAGCCATTATGAAGTCATCAATCCTCTGTTGCAGAACATTCAGCCCAGGTCTACTCTGATGATAGTGTGTAATCCATTCTGAACAAACAGAGAGCCTTTAGTCatgttaaaaaaatgaaacatttatgaaaaaaaattatcccACTTAGGCTAGAAGTGGAATACGCATTGTCGTAGGGGCAAACCAGGTGtaagggagggagggagggccGGAGAGAGTTCTACGTGACATTTTTGTTCACCCAACCGTTGAGTTGGTGTGTTATTTTATCAAAAACTAATTCACACAAAGACAACTATATTATTTGAACAGGCTAAATCAACCAACATATTTCAAGTTTCAATGTGTGAAGGTATTTGATATCATGTGTATATTTACATTGAATAGGCCTCATTTTGCTAATCATACAAGCATATGATGGCATAACCATAAAAATGAGATTCTATCATTCTAATGAGCCCTAAACCCTAAAGCATCTGATATCATGTGTACGATGAGGAAAAAGGAAATAGCATCACTACTAGAAGTTCtacacaaacaaacaacaaGAATCATACTTTTCATTCCTCTAGAGTAATCTTCATCCCCTGAAGACATCTGATAAACTTCATCTTCTGCAATTTCTTCTCTTGTTTCCAGCAAACTATCCGAGGGTTCATGATTTGACACAAGctgccttttctttttctttctttcagtATTTTTTGACTTAcctatcaacaaaagggtacaATTCAAACATGATAGAAAGCAAAGATAAACAAAATTCACAGCAAATCATAAACTTTTTACCTTTCTTGCCATTCCTTACGGCATCACTCTTGTTAATTCCTCCAGAAACTGAAAATTGTTCTTCGGGTATAGAATCTGCCATCCAATAGCTGTTAAGAAGTCATATCACCCAGAATCCCAACACTATCTAAATGACTCCACAAACTAATGGAATTTTTACCAATTCAATTTTCACACATTATCACACACCAACAAGACAAACACCAGTTTTCATCCAttaagggggtgttcggtttgcaaaatTGTATCCCAGgattaaatatatagtgtgtttggttAATGAGATTTAATCACACAACTGAATCccagatggataatcatgggagcTAACCCCCtacgactaaaataatctcacaactcaatcctagactagtagta
Encoded here:
- the LOC121753561 gene encoding uncharacterized protein LOC121753561, with the translated sequence MNSNDKKKKMKKRKASTDVRVVAETVETRQVKDATPKKSGGKRKSDRKRNRSGTARRDAESIVPSVTTEIEDAVSNREPSEAKLVKQRKKKRKSVESISHIDDSNGQNDDSEECNDSIPEEQFSVSGGINKSDAVRNGKKGKSKNTERKKKKRQLVSNHEPSDSLLETREEIAEDEVYQMSSGDEDYSRGMKKWITHYHQSRPGLNVLQQRIDDFIMAHEAREEQAKAEKLAQAAEGGWTVVVHQKGRKKTTEADSGIAVGSVAQAAVLDKMGKKKKKEVGLDFYQFNRREAHRNEIMMLQSKFEQDKKRIQQMRAARKFRPY